The Chloroflexota bacterium DNA window TTCAGCCTGGTACCGGTACTTCTCGGGGTCGAATACTATCCACTCCTGGTTACCGTAGGGATCACAGTAGGCCATCTCGGGTGCCTCCAGGCCCGCCTCCTCGGCATCCTTCCAATCCTCGGCGCCAACAACTACCTGCAAGGTAATCGGAGGGTCGAAGGTTGTCAGCGGTTCACCGCCATCATCGGTCGGCACCACGTCGAAAATCACGACCACCCAGGAATACGGAGGGTCCGGGCAAGCCGTCTCGATGATGCCAGACTCCAGTGACAGCCTTTGCACTTCCACCGCCACACTCTGCAACGGCACGTTCAAGATCACCGGGTAGGAATGCCCCTCTTCGTTGGGTTCGGAGACAGTCATACACCTCAGTGGAACGTTCTGGCCGTCGCCGCTGCAGGCGAATTCTTCCGAACACGAGGTGCGACAGGGGGTCGGTGTAACCGTCGGATCATTCCCGCTGTCACCGGCCGGAGGTTCCGCCACCAGAGGGACCTCCGCTACCGGCATCTCCTTAACCGATTCTACCACTTCTATTGGACCGGGTTCTCCTGGCACGACCACCGGCTGAGCACAGGCACCGGCTGCCAACGCCAGGGCCAACAGAACTGAGACAACCGCCAGGTAGCTGAGCCTGCGGCGCTTTTCACCCGAACGTTTCCGCTCTTGTTTTACTGCTCCTGCAAACATGATTCCTCCCTTTGGGTTTGATTCTCCGCCCGGCCTGACGCCAGGCCAGGGTTCCGGAAAACAACGAACTGCCTTCGATTTTTGCGAGCACTACATCAATATGAACGTTCTCGGCCAACAGTATTCCTGAAACAAGTATAACACAATTTATGGAACTTTTCGAGAGGGGATTCTGGAAACATCGGGGAAGGACCAGGGCAGCGGCGTGGCGTGTCCCGGGTTCACCACGCCGCCGTTCCTTTTGTTCCTCACCCACAGAGCCAAATCGAATGCGGCTCTCAGTTTGGTCACCGGATTGCCTCGCTTTCAGCCTAGGCTGGGCGCTGGCGTGGCCGGCCTTCCATCGGGAGCTCAGAGGGGCGCTCCTTGCTCCGGTTGACGGCTGCGGTCCAACCCAGCGCCATCTGCTGGCGAAAGCGCTGGATCAGGCTGGGTCGGGAAGGTTGGCTTGCTTTGATCTGTTTTATCAGCCGTTGCTTCTCCGCCTCCCGCAGCATATCCTCGTATTGCAGCATTTTTACCCTGTGCTGCGACATCAAGTCCATGGCTCACCTCCTGTGGCTGGGATCTTTGTCCGGACATGGGTCGTGATCCATCGCTGGACCATCTGACGCCAGTGTACCGGGATGCCATTAGCGCAGGATTAGCTGCAGCGTTAGAGCAGCGATTGCTGGCGCGGAATGTGGAAAACGCAGAGCTTCCTGGAAGTTTCGAGAGGCGCGATGTGGTCTCGGCTGAACCTTTCGGTCCACCGGGCACTATCTGCACTTCACCACCCACCATCTCATTTTAGTCGATACCCAGCAGTTCGTACATGGCTGCAATGCCTACATCCGTGGCATACCAGAGCTCATTGTCGCCCAGATCGCGATTGGAATTGACCATCGTGACCACAGCAGCGTCGTCGTCCGGCGCCAGGATGAGATTCGACATGTAGCCCGGACCGCCGCCAACATGCCAGACGAAGCGGTGTCCTTTATCCTCTGCCAGGAACCAGCCCATGCCATATTCCTGTAACAAGCCTCCCATCCCAGGGGTGGATAATGGTGTCCAGATCTCATCCAGGGTCTCGGTCTCCACGATGCGGGCGCCATTCAACTCACCCCCGTTCAGGATCGCCAATGCCCATTTGTTCATGTCGTCGACGTTGGCGATCAGTCCGCCGCCAGGGCCATGTTGGCGGTTGAAGGGGAAGAAGTGCCAGGGCGTCGCTTCCGAACTTCCCACTTCACGCCGGTACCCGGTTGTCAGCAGTTCTGGATCAACATCATCCAGCAGAAAGGAGCTGTGATCCATGCCCAACGGATCGAGGATATTCTCCTGCATGTAGGTTTCGTAGCTCTGCCCGGAAACCTTGGCAATGATGGCCCCCAGGACATTGTAGCCGATGGTGCTGTACAGCGTATCGTCGCCGCCGGGGTCGGCAATCAGCTTGACATCGTTCATGGCTCTGACATGCCGTTCCAGCGCGCCCTCTTCATTGTCTGGGTTCTCGTAGTCTTTGGCCTTCCACCGCACCTCTGTTTCTTTGGAGAAAAAGGGCAGGCCGGAGGTATGCCCCAACAGGTGGCGTACGGTGATCTCTGAGTAGCGCGGATCGTCGAGGCGAAAGTAGGGTAGGTAGTCGGTCACCGGTGCATCCAGATCGATCAACCCCTGCTCCACCAGTTGCATGATGGCGGCAGCCGTGAGCATCTTGGATATCGACGCCATGCTGAACAAGGACTGAGGCGTGACCGGCTTGCCTGCCACCATGTCCGCTTCGCCAAAGCCTTTGGTATAGACCACCTTGCCATCCTTGATGATGCCGATAGCCACGCCGGGTAGCGTGTTGTCCGCCATTGCCTGCTCGACCAGCGTTTCGATCTCGGTCACCGACTCGCTACTGATCTGTGCTTCTGGTTCCGCAGCCTCTCCGGCTTCGTATCCCTCTGCCTGGTACTCGACGCCTGGGAATGCCACAGCCTCGGGCGCCAGGACGGCTGCGGCAGCTTCATCGCCCTTCAACTCAGCCTCCAGGAAAGCCGTGGCAAAGTGGTTGATCAGGTCGTGGGCGCGGTCAAGGTCCCAAACTGCATCAACGAAGAAAAAACCAATTCCAGCATCCAGAAGGGCGGGCATGGCTTCGATTGCATTTCCGTAAAGACCGTGCCATCCATTTTCAAAGACGACCTGTATCTTGCGCTCGCTTCCGATTGTCTCGTAGGCTGAGTAGTAATCAATCGCTGGGCCAACAAGGTCATCTGCCGACCCAATCATGAGCAACATTGGTTTGTCAACTTGCTGAAGTCCATCAAACCCAAACATTGCCACGTCTGGCGCCATCGGTATAATCGCGTCGATGCGGGGATCACTCCAATCCGGCCACAATCCTTCTGGCATGGCCTCCAATCCGGCCAGTTGGGCTATCTCATCTGTATGGGCAGCAAGTTCAACGCAGATGTTCATGGGATCGTCAGGTTCACCAGGATGTACTCTGCAATACTCATCAAACATCTTGGCCAGGTTGAAGCGCGCACCTCCCATTTCTAAGGCAGTTTCACCTCCAAAGGAGGAGCCCGTAATAGCCACACGTTCCATGTCGATCATTCCCTCGAACGGTTCGCCTGCCTCTGTGAGACTTTCAGAATAGTCGAGTTCGCGCTTAATGTCTTGTGGACGGCTTATCTCGCTTGCATATGTCGGTTGCATGAGTGTTCCTATGTTGTCCTGATGATCAGCTGCAATGACAACGTAGCCGTGCGAGGCAAGGTGTTCTGGCAGGTAGGTGGCGATTTGTCGCCAACTCCAGCCGGGATGCGAGTACACTACTAGTGGATACGGGCCGCCTGAAGGATCATCCGGGGCGTCACGAATTGCCCGACCAGCAACCTCAAACGTCGGAAAATCACTGTCTGGGAAATTCACTTCGTAGATAATACTCTCCTCGATGCCTTCTGGATTCAGTGCTGGATACCAGATGCTGACATCAAGAGGGCGTTCACCTTCTGGTGTCGCCTCAATCAACAGGTCACGAACACCAACCACATTGGGTCCACGGATGCCGTAAGGTGGTGCATCAAATCGCGCACGATGGGGGCGAAGCGGAGGTCTATCATCTGCTGGTTCATCTGCAATGACCGCTTCCACTACCTCTTCAGCCGGCTGCTCCATCGCTTCCATCGCCGCCTGCATCTGCATCATGATACCCATCATGTTATTAGCCCACCAGGCTTCCGCGATCTTGCCCTCCTCGAAGCGATAGATGGTGGTGCCGGTCATGGACAGCGGCGTGCCCGTCTGGCTTTCCGTCCCCGTCCACGTCCACCGCTCCATCACTTTGTCTCCGGCAGCGACCAACTCCTCGCTCACCAGTTTCTGGTCCGGGAAGCCGGTCACATTCTCCGCACTCCAGGCCTTGAAACTCTCCAGGTCCGTCACCTGTGGCCGCGAGGGATCGTGGTTGACGAAGTCAGCGGCAAACATCTCATCCAACTGCTCCAACGTATCTGCAGCCATCCCCGCCTGCCCCGCGCCCAAGACCGTGGCCTTGTTGGCCTCCGCATCGCCAGGTTCAGCGCCGGTCACCTCCATGGCCTCGCCCCAGGTATAGCTCTCCCGATCCGCAGGCATGATACCGATCTGTTGCAGGAAGCCCAGGGCATCAAACTGCTCGGTTATCTCTTGGATCTTGCCATCTTGAACATGGTACACCTCGATAAACGTCCATTCAGCGCTCTGATTGGTGGCGGGCATGCCCGAAAGTGGTCCGGCGTGTGTGCCCGTGGTCGTGCCTCTCACCACCACCGTATCTCCCGCCGAGAATATGTCGTCGATAGTCGCGCGAAAATCAGGAATGCCGATATGCGTCTCCTTGATGCTTGCTTT harbors:
- a CDS encoding serine hydrolase, producing MTCQKTLYATISLMLIAVVLSACVAPAAPAPAVAPEAADEGQAVITAWQDALNAGDIDTALSQLTEDATIEIVPPPPGMDGIFSGKEAIRAWWEPQVAGNAVSEVLSMEMDGDHWVIEETWVDDDMKALGIESLLFVIEGEMEGDKIKSYTATMSEDSFAEFVGAMTQAENMGAVRAYIEEFTNEGNESVADDVFSEDVVWHSPTSPKPIEGIESLKASIKETHIGIPDFRATIDDIFSAGDTVVVRGTTTGTHAGPLSGMPATNQSAEWTFIEVYHVQDGKIQEITEQFDALGFLQQIGIMPADRESYTWGEAMEVTGAEPGDAEANKATVLGAGQAGMAADTLEQLDEMFAADFVNHDPSRPQVTDLESFKAWSAENVTGFPDQKLVSEELVAAGDKVMERWTWTGTESQTGTPLSMTGTTIYRFEEGKIAEAWWANNMMGIMMQMQAAMEAMEQPAEEVVEAVIADEPADDRPPLRPHRARFDAPPYGIRGPNVVGVRDLLIEATPEGERPLDVSIWYPALNPEGIEESIIYEVNFPDSDFPTFEVAGRAIRDAPDDPSGGPYPLVVYSHPGWSWRQIATYLPEHLASHGYVVIAADHQDNIGTLMQPTYASEISRPQDIKRELDYSESLTEAGEPFEGMIDMERVAITGSSFGGETALEMGGARFNLAKMFDEYCRVHPGEPDDPMNICVELAAHTDEIAQLAGLEAMPEGLWPDWSDPRIDAIIPMAPDVAMFGFDGLQQVDKPMLLMIGSADDLVGPAIDYYSAYETIGSERKIQVVFENGWHGLYGNAIEAMPALLDAGIGFFFVDAVWDLDRAHDLINHFATAFLEAELKGDEAAAAVLAPEAVAFPGVEYQAEGYEAGEAAEPEAQISSESVTEIETLVEQAMADNTLPGVAIGIIKDGKVVYTKGFGEADMVAGKPVTPQSLFSMASISKMLTAAAIMQLVEQGLIDLDAPVTDYLPYFRLDDPRYSEITVRHLLGHTSGLPFFSKETEVRWKAKDYENPDNEEGALERHVRAMNDVKLIADPGGDDTLYSTIGYNVLGAIIAKVSGQSYETYMQENILDPLGMDHSSFLLDDVDPELLTTGYRREVGSSEATPWHFFPFNRQHGPGGGLIANVDDMNKWALAILNGGELNGARIVETETLDEIWTPLSTPGMGGLLQEYGMGWFLAEDKGHRFVWHVGGGPGYMSNLILAPDDDAAVVTMVNSNRDLGDNELWYATDVGIAAMYELLGID